A window of Candidatus Omnitrophota bacterium contains these coding sequences:
- a CDS encoding type II secretion system F family protein produces MGILLISAYCLIFTAIVLLAFELSSPFTKREEAYLSEDEQESLDIAALESEKRERNPLRKFLDAFLPVVRPLSKRLKLKGLERKLLMAGYPLNPLEFLSFKFVSTALAGIVVSIIFFNRPLYIAAGLAIGFILPDLWLRSRVQKRQRSISRDLPFVIDLLYLCVGAGLDFMLAVGRVIRDFKKCPLTEELAMMYRETQVGRTRREALKNLSYRVNMVEMSSFTRTLLQADRMGSPMGEALKIQSEEMRIRRFQNGEEMALKAPIKLLFPLLFCILPMVLIMVAGPILLQFMRGGTFGF; encoded by the coding sequence ATGGGCATATTATTGATATCCGCGTACTGCCTTATTTTTACGGCGATAGTCCTTCTCGCCTTTGAGCTGTCGTCTCCTTTTACCAAAAGAGAAGAGGCGTATCTTTCCGAGGATGAACAGGAAAGCCTGGATATCGCCGCTCTTGAATCCGAAAAAAGGGAGAGGAACCCTTTGCGCAAATTTCTTGACGCGTTCCTGCCTGTTGTCAGGCCGTTAAGCAAGCGCCTTAAATTAAAGGGGTTGGAGAGGAAACTGCTTATGGCGGGATATCCTTTAAATCCTTTGGAGTTCCTTAGCTTCAAGTTTGTCTCAACCGCGTTAGCAGGCATTGTTGTTTCCATAATATTTTTTAACCGGCCGCTGTATATAGCGGCGGGCTTGGCGATCGGGTTTATTCTTCCTGACCTCTGGTTAAGGAGCCGGGTGCAAAAGAGGCAAAGGTCCATATCACGAGACCTGCCTTTTGTCATTGACCTGCTCTACCTGTGCGTCGGCGCCGGCCTTGATTTTATGCTCGCGGTGGGCAGGGTCATCAGGGATTTTAAGAAATGCCCTCTAACTGAAGAGCTGGCGATGATGTATAGAGAGACGCAGGTGGGCCGCACAAGGAGGGAGGCGCTGAAGAACCTTTCTTACAGGGTCAACATGGTAGAGATGTCGTCTTTCACAAGGACGCTGCTTCAGGCGGACAGGATGGGTTCTCCTATGGGAGAGGCGCTGAAGATACAGTCGGAAGAGATGCGCATACGGCGTTTTCAGAACGGGGAAGAGATGGCCCTGAAGGCGCCGATCAAATTGCTGTTTCCCTTGTTGTTTTGCATTCTGCCGATGGTTTTGATCATGGTGGCCGGGCCGATATTGTTGCAATTTATGCGGGGAGGGACGTTCGGATTTTAG
- a CDS encoding type II secretion system F family protein, translated as MIKFAIFILSFGSVGLLINECIPLAVELYERQRQRRMEQYAPKLDRMFLNLPINKIMVLDVLIPVVLAFGAYLVFRNILAAAAAGFIGLIVPTLVIKQMERIRRQMFSQQLVDALMILSGSLKAGLSLLQAFEALVEEMPAPVSQEFGLVVRENRVGMPLEQSLNNLKKRMPIDELDLINTAILVARESGGDLTDTFSELVTTIRERNKLIGKVNALCIQGKLQGTIMGILPIAFGFFVYTMNNAFFEVMLNDQMGQMLLGGGAALYIIGIFLIMKFSKVEV; from the coding sequence ATGATCAAATTCGCCATATTTATCCTGAGTTTTGGTTCGGTGGGGCTGCTTATTAATGAGTGCATACCGCTGGCAGTAGAGCTGTATGAAAGGCAGCGCCAGAGGCGCATGGAACAATACGCGCCTAAGCTTGACAGGATGTTTTTGAACCTGCCCATTAACAAGATCATGGTCCTTGATGTATTAATACCCGTTGTCCTGGCGTTCGGGGCGTATTTGGTTTTCCGTAATATACTCGCTGCCGCTGCTGCGGGTTTCATCGGGCTCATAGTGCCTACTTTGGTTATAAAGCAGATGGAGAGGATACGCAGGCAAATGTTCTCCCAGCAGCTGGTTGACGCCTTGATGATCCTTTCGGGCTCCCTTAAGGCGGGCCTGAGCTTGCTTCAGGCATTTGAGGCATTAGTTGAAGAGATGCCCGCGCCCGTATCTCAGGAGTTCGGGCTGGTGGTGAGGGAGAACCGCGTGGGTATGCCGCTTGAGCAGTCCTTGAACAATCTTAAGAAGAGGATGCCGATCGATGAGCTTGATCTGATCAATACGGCGATACTTGTGGCCAGGGAATCCGGCGGAGACCTTACCGACACGTTTTCTGAGTTGGTGACTACCATAAGGGAAAGGAACAAGCTTATAGGCAAGGTCAACGCGCTCTGCATCCAGGGGAAGCTCCAAGGCACGATCATGGGTATTCTGCCGATCGCCTTCGGGTTCTTTGTCTATACCATGAACAACGCCTTTTTTGAGGTAATGCTTAACGACCAGATGGGGCAGATGCTTTTAGGCGGGGGCGCCGCGCTTTATATAATAGGTATATTTTTAATTATGAAGTTCAGCAAGGTAGAGGTGTGA